One part of the Pseudoliparis swirei isolate HS2019 ecotype Mariana Trench chromosome 6, NWPU_hadal_v1, whole genome shotgun sequence genome encodes these proteins:
- the ppp1r15b gene encoding protein phosphatase 1 regulatory subunit 15B produces MAAVVGSERTAMERFGSGGKALLPWTKQMLTGLWEQLRLLVQVIYYTFMSVFQMFRFEVHVRITDETGQHIQHMTTAANPSDSFLFSSLFDGDGGVMVGGANPLSNLGDPFAGKSPAEALLSTLRADDLCCGLVDQSGWKVGFPGGDWNIFLSSSDSSNDGVRKTADRRASKQEASEDERSFRWSGEEDQSVPEFDSEESDALWESLSRSSDPYNTFFFSACISTNAKASRSKSDAAESGGDLAAAAGEEAPPPRGLAVRSGHSDSESSWSSWAGSEGSGPDLDEEGERLLEFFSRPDDPYNPMCFTARTQPPRAAEPRAAEPRAALPPPAGKLDTEEEEEKEGSCSPSSEDDEEQLWTSFGQKHDDPYHPLNFRACLQSSPTAPPPPGGRVQNPPEKHEQESRKPDAATPSPPDRKSKCHSHPDRTLVPWRRTGGTRRPAPEEKTTSGARKQVRFSPLVQVHVMRTWPFARQASRKGLWEEMVRDRDRFRRRVRDAEDAIGRCLAAPHRERMRAHLDGALK; encoded by the exons ATGGCCGCGGTTGTCGGCTCCGAGAGGACGGCGATGGAGAGGTTCGGCAGCGGGGGGAAGGCGCTGCTCCCGTGGACTAAACAGATGCTCACCGGGCTGTGGGAGCAGCTGCGACTGCTGGTTCAGGTCATCTACTACACCTTCATGTCAG TTTTCCAGATGTTCCGGTTCGAGGTCCACGTGAGAATCACGGACGAGACGGGTCAACACATCCAGCACATGACCACGGCGGCCAACCCCAGCGACTCCTTCCTGTTCTCCTCGCTGTTCGACGGCGACGGCGGCGTGATGGTCGGCGGCGCCAACCCCCTCTCCAACCTGGGCGACCCCTTCGCCGGCAAATCCCCCGCCGAGGCGCTGCTGTCCACGCTGCGCGCCGACGACCTCTGCTGCGGCCTGGTGGACCAGTCCGGCTGGAAGGTGGGCTTCCCCGGCGGCGACTGGAACATCTTCCTGTCGAGCAGCGACAGCTCCAACGACGGCGTCCGCAAAACCGCCGACCGCCGGGCCTCCAAGCAGGAGGCGTCCGAAGACGAGAGGAGTTTCCGCTGGAGCGGCGAAGAAGACCAGAGCGTCCCGGAGTTCGACAGCGAGGAGAGCGACGCGCTCTGGGAGTCGCTGTCCAGATCCAGCGACCCGTACAACACGTTCTTTTTCTCCGCGTGCATTTCCACCAACGCGAAGGCGAGCCGGAGTAAAAGCGACGCGGCGGAGAGCGGCGGCGAcctcgcggcggcggcgggcgaggAGGCGCCGCCGCCCCGCGGCCTCGCCGTCCGGAGCGGCCACTCCGACAGCGAGAGCAGCTGGAGCAGCTGGGCCGGCTCCGAGGGCTCGGGCCCCGACCTCGACGAGGAGGGCGAGCGGCTCCTGGAGTTCTTCAGCCGCCCCGACGACCCCTACAACCCCATGTGCTTCACGGCGCGCACGCAGCCGCCTCGCGCCGCCGAACCACGGGCCGCCGAACCACGGGCCGCTCTTCCTCCGCCCGCCGGCAAGCTGgacactgaggaagaggaggagaaggagggcagCTGCTCGCCGTCGTCCGAGGACGACGAAGAGCAGCTGTGGACGTCTTTCGGCCAAAAGCACGACGACCCGTACCACCCGCTCAACTTCCGGGCGTGCCTCCAGAGCTCCCcgacggcgccgccgccgcctggaGGACGCGTACAAAACCCACCGGAGAAACATGAACAAGAGTCCCGGAAACCCGACGCCGCCACGCCCTCGCCGCCAGACAGGAAGTCGAAGTGTCACTCCCACCCAGACAGAACCCTGGTGCCCTGGAGGAGAACGGGAGGAACCCGGCGACCGGCGCCGGAGGAGAAGACGACGAGCGGCGCCCGCAAACAG GTCCGGTTCTCTCCTCTGGTCCAGGTCCACGTGATGCGCACCTGGCCGTTCGCCCGCCAGGCGTCCCGCAAAGGACTCTGGGAGGAAATGGTGCGGGACCGGGACCGCTTCCGGAGGCGTGTCCGTGACGCCGAGGACGCCATCGGCCGCTGCCTCGCCGCGCCCCACAGGGAGAGGATGCGGGCGCATCTGGACGGTgccttgaaataa
- the rps13 gene encoding 40S ribosomal protein S13 has product MGRMHAPGKGLSQSALPYRRSVPTWLKLTSDDVKDQIFKLAKKGLTPSQIGVILRDSHGVAQVRFVTGNKILRILKTKGLAPDLPEDLYHLIKKAVAVRKHLERNRKDRDAKFRLILTESRIHRLARYYKTKRVLAPNWKYESSTASALVA; this is encoded by the exons ATGGGTCGCATGCACGCTCCCGG TAAGGGCTTGTCCCAGTCGGCTCTGCCTTACAGGCGCAGTGTCCCCACT TGGCTGAAGCTCACATCTGATGATGTCAAAGATCAGATCTTCAAGCTGGCCAAAAAAGGCCTGACCCCCTCTCAGATCG GTGTGATTCTGAGGGATTCCCATGGTGTGGCTCAAGTTCGTTTCGTCACTGGCAACAAGATCCTGAGGATCCTGAAGACCAAGGGTCTGGCCCCTGATCTGCCTGAGGATCTCTACCACCTCATCAAGAAGGCTGTCGCAGTCAGGAAGCATCTGGAAAGAAACCGAAAG GACAGGGATGCCAAGTTCCGCCTGATTCTCACTGAAAGCAGGATCCACAGGCTGGCCCGTTACTACAAGACCAAGAGAGTACTGGCCCCCAACTGGAAGTA CGAGTCCTCTACAGCTTCTGCTCTGGTGGCATAA